A single region of the Anabaena sphaerica FACHB-251 genome encodes:
- a CDS encoding CopG family transcriptional regulator, with protein MIMTNKKWAVKRITVNLATQEAEKLEKYCQQTGRPATDVIRELIRSLPLSEDTKEKG; from the coding sequence ATGATAATGACTAATAAAAAATGGGCTGTTAAACGTATAACCGTTAACCTAGCAACACAGGAAGCGGAAAAATTAGAAAAATATTGTCAACAGACAGGTAGACCTGCTACTGATGTCATTCGAGAATTGATTAGAAGTTTACCTCTCTCTGAAGATACTAAGGAGAAAGGTTGA
- a CDS encoding TIGR01777 family oxidoreductase has product MKVAITGATGFVGSRLVKRLQDEGNRVLVLSRNTNSAHKVFPSQAFPNVEILGYTPGVSGAWQDAVAGCDGVVNLAGEPIAEERWTPERKQAILNSRKLGTQKIVEAIAKANPKPSVLVNASAIGYYGTSETATFEENSPSGQDFLAQVCQEWEAEAQKVADAGVRLVILRFGIVLGHGGALGKMITPFKLFAGGPIGSGRQWFSWIHLDDIVNLIIQALTKSNMQGVYNATAPNPVRMADLSNTMGQVMNRPSWLPVPGFALEAMLGDGAIVVLEGQKVLPQRTQASGFNYQYPNLQSALKEILK; this is encoded by the coding sequence ATGAAAGTAGCAATTACGGGAGCAACAGGATTTGTCGGTAGTCGTTTGGTAAAACGGCTGCAAGATGAAGGTAATAGAGTATTAGTGTTAAGCCGGAATACCAATTCTGCCCACAAGGTTTTTCCCTCTCAGGCCTTCCCAAATGTAGAAATTTTGGGCTATACCCCAGGTGTATCCGGCGCTTGGCAAGATGCTGTTGCTGGTTGTGATGGTGTGGTAAATTTGGCAGGAGAACCCATCGCTGAGGAACGTTGGACACCAGAACGTAAGCAAGCTATTCTCAACAGCCGCAAACTCGGTACACAAAAAATTGTGGAAGCTATAGCGAAGGCTAACCCTAAACCATCTGTGTTAGTCAACGCTTCGGCTATCGGCTACTACGGCACTAGTGAAACTGCTACTTTTGAAGAAAATAGCCCTTCAGGTCAAGACTTTCTGGCTCAAGTGTGTCAAGAGTGGGAAGCAGAAGCACAAAAGGTCGCAGATGCTGGTGTGCGCTTGGTAATTTTGCGCTTTGGTATTGTTTTGGGTCATGGTGGCGCTTTGGGGAAAATGATTACTCCGTTCAAATTATTTGCAGGTGGTCCCATCGGTAGTGGTCGGCAGTGGTTTTCGTGGATTCACTTAGACGATATTGTTAATTTGATTATTCAAGCTTTAACTAAGTCTAATATGCAAGGCGTTTATAATGCTACTGCTCCCAATCCTGTGCGGATGGCAGATTTAAGCAATACAATGGGACAAGTAATGAATCGTCCTTCATGGTTGCCTGTGCCTGGTTTTGCTTTAGAAGCAATGTTGGGAGATGGGGCAATTGTGGTTTTAGAAGGACAAAAGGTTTTACCTCAACGCACTCAAGCTTCAGGTTTTAATTATCAATATCCAAATTTGCAATCTGCATTAAAGGAAATTTTGAAATAA
- the zds gene encoding 9,9'-di-cis-zeta-carotene desaturase, translating into MRVAIVGAGLAGLATAVDLADAGCEVQIFESRPFVGGKVGSWVDSDGNHIEMGLHVFFGCYYNLFELMEKVGAGENLRLKEHSHTFINKGGRTGALDFRFITGAPFNGLKAFFTTSQLSLQDKLQNAIALGTSPIVRGLVDFEGAMRNIRDLDKISFSDWFYRHGGSKGSIKRLWNPIAYALGFIDCDHISARCMLTIFQFFAVRTEASILRMLEGSPHEYLHKPIIEYLEARGTKIYTRRQVREIQFAESEAETHVTGIVVAQGDTEELITADAYVCACDVPGIQRVLPQAWRKWSEFDNIYKLDAVPVATVQLRFDGWVTELEDAEKRKQLNHAVGIDNLLYTADADFSCFADLALTSPADYYRPGEGSLMQLVLTPGDPFIKESNEAIAQHVLKQVHELFPSSRDLNMTWYSVVKLAQSLYREAPGMDAYRPDQKTPIPNFFLAGSYTQQDYIDSMEGATISGRRAAKVILESVKK; encoded by the coding sequence ATGCGTGTTGCAATTGTAGGTGCAGGACTAGCTGGACTAGCAACTGCCGTCGATTTAGCTGATGCGGGTTGTGAGGTACAAATTTTTGAATCTCGTCCGTTTGTTGGTGGTAAAGTAGGCAGTTGGGTAGATAGTGATGGCAACCATATTGAAATGGGGTTGCACGTATTTTTTGGCTGCTACTACAATCTGTTTGAATTGATGGAAAAAGTGGGAGCAGGTGAAAATTTACGTCTTAAAGAACATAGTCATACTTTTATTAATAAAGGTGGACGCACTGGGGCGTTAGATTTTCGTTTCATCACCGGTGCGCCTTTTAATGGCTTAAAGGCATTTTTCACCACTTCTCAACTTTCATTACAAGATAAATTACAAAATGCGATCGCTCTGGGAACTAGCCCCATAGTTAGGGGTTTAGTAGACTTTGAGGGCGCAATGAGAAATATCCGCGATTTAGACAAAATCAGCTTTTCTGACTGGTTCTATCGTCACGGAGGCAGTAAAGGCAGCATCAAACGCCTATGGAACCCCATCGCTTACGCTTTGGGTTTTATTGATTGCGATCATATTTCTGCCCGTTGTATGTTGACAATTTTCCAGTTTTTTGCTGTCAGAACTGAAGCTTCTATTTTGCGAATGCTGGAAGGTTCACCCCACGAATATTTACACAAACCAATTATTGAATATCTAGAAGCCAGAGGCACAAAAATATACACCCGTCGCCAAGTGCGGGAAATTCAGTTTGCTGAATCTGAAGCGGAAACCCACGTTACAGGTATAGTAGTTGCCCAAGGTGATACAGAAGAACTGATCACGGCTGATGCTTACGTTTGCGCTTGTGATGTACCGGGAATTCAGCGCGTTTTACCCCAAGCATGGCGAAAATGGTCAGAATTTGACAACATTTATAAACTTGATGCTGTCCCAGTCGCTACAGTGCAGCTACGGTTTGATGGTTGGGTGACAGAACTGGAAGATGCTGAAAAACGTAAACAGTTAAATCATGCGGTGGGGATTGATAATTTGTTATATACCGCCGATGCTGATTTTTCTTGTTTCGCTGATTTGGCTTTAACTAGTCCAGCAGATTATTATCGTCCTGGGGAGGGTTCATTGATGCAGCTGGTGTTGACACCGGGAGATCCTTTTATTAAAGAAAGTAATGAAGCGATCGCTCAACACGTCCTTAAACAAGTGCATGAATTGTTCCCCTCGTCAAGAGATTTAAACATGACTTGGTACAGTGTCGTGAAACTGGCTCAGTCTTTGTACAGGGAAGCACCAGGAATGGACGCTTATCGTCCTGATCAGAAAACACCGATACCTAATTTTTTCCTAGCCGGTAGTTACACTCAACAGGATTATATTGACAGCATGGAAGGTGCAACCATTTCTGGAAGACGTGCGGCTAAGGTGATTCTGGAAAGTGTGAAGAAATAG
- the pbpC gene encoding penicillin-binding protein 1C, which translates to MKLKTLPLRVSATLREIKSYFRYRNKYILTVIIVCFIVRIMPYFAPIHSQDIAQKQLALQFTDRNNLPLGTILTHDQEHTSIVPLNQVSAQFINAILAAEDGNFYQHGALDLKAVVRAIKDAVYHQKIVSGASTITMQLARMLDNSPRNLSGKLHEIWLCWRLFAGMNKDEILSAYINRLPMGGNIYGVEAAAQIYFSISASDLNIAQASLLASIPNNPTYFNPYQHWQRLKQRQKYVLNQMVKDGYISSAEAERIYKEKVVFQSREQGIIAAPHFLFWLAKQNTAPLTPPRKQGGELESFPIQTTINRPLQQFVEAQVQQVIVSVADNNVHDAAAVVIDNYSGEVLAYVGSPDYFNDVKLGRNDGVQALRQPGSTLKPFVYELALEKGVIKPNSILADVPSHYAIPGAKLYSPTDYTNSFLGPVRVRVALANSLNVPAVKVLEKVGVQTLLNRLHELGFENLNQSAEYYGLGLTLGSGEVSLWELARAYLTMARLGKNTPLITILNNSPIPNPQSPVPSPQNWQLITNMLSDRYARATAFGVDSVLNLPFPVAVKTGTSSNYRDTWTVGFSTDYTVATWVGNFNGEPMRQVSGVTGAAPLWNRIMLHLHENQPPADFSPPKGLVQLPICANTGLKPTPDCSSVVQEYFSLEDKIAYENSADFRLSPVYDEWLAKQPAANFSSDEFRILSPRDGDLFLMSPSAEGQQKLEFKLAGNSHQSVEWWLNGRKLSTQSNNEIFWHLRPGNWTLEARVGKMRQQINFQVEVGNIQPTRQGFSVAHPTISPIRSID; encoded by the coding sequence ATGAAACTTAAAACTCTTCCTCTCCGCGTCTCTGCGACTCTGCGTGAGATAAAATCTTATTTCCGTTATCGCAATAAATATATCCTGACTGTAATTATTGTCTGTTTTATTGTGCGGATAATGCCTTATTTTGCGCCTATTCATAGTCAGGATATCGCCCAAAAGCAGTTAGCTTTGCAGTTTACAGATCGTAATAATTTACCACTGGGAACTATCCTCACTCATGACCAAGAACATACATCAATTGTACCATTAAATCAAGTTTCAGCCCAATTTATTAACGCTATTTTGGCAGCAGAAGACGGTAATTTTTATCAACATGGTGCTTTAGATTTAAAAGCTGTCGTTCGCGCTATTAAAGATGCTGTTTATCATCAAAAAATTGTTTCTGGTGCTTCGACAATTACAATGCAGTTAGCGCGAATGTTGGATAATTCACCCCGGAATTTATCAGGTAAATTACATGAAATTTGGTTATGTTGGCGGTTATTTGCAGGAATGAATAAAGATGAAATTCTCTCTGCTTATATTAATCGTCTACCGATGGGGGGAAATATTTATGGTGTGGAAGCAGCAGCGCAAATTTATTTTTCTATTTCTGCGAGTGATTTAAATATTGCCCAAGCTTCGCTGTTAGCGTCTATTCCTAATAATCCTACTTATTTTAATCCATACCAACATTGGCAACGATTAAAGCAAAGGCAGAAATATGTTTTAAATCAAATGGTAAAAGATGGATATATTTCTAGTGCAGAAGCTGAACGTATATATAAAGAAAAAGTTGTATTTCAATCTCGTGAACAGGGAATTATTGCTGCACCTCATTTTTTGTTTTGGTTAGCAAAGCAAAACACCGCACCTCTAACCCCTCCCCGCAAGCAAGGAGGGGAACTGGAATCTTTTCCTATTCAAACTACGATAAATCGCCCTTTACAACAATTTGTAGAAGCACAAGTACAACAAGTTATTGTTTCTGTTGCTGATAACAATGTCCATGATGCAGCTGCTGTGGTAATTGACAACTACTCTGGGGAGGTTTTAGCTTATGTCGGTTCACCTGATTATTTTAATGATGTGAAATTAGGTCGAAATGATGGAGTACAAGCTTTGCGTCAACCTGGTTCTACTTTGAAGCCATTTGTGTATGAATTAGCTTTAGAAAAAGGCGTAATTAAACCTAATTCTATTTTGGCTGATGTTCCTTCTCATTACGCAATTCCGGGGGCGAAATTATATAGCCCTACAGATTATACTAACAGTTTTCTCGGTCCGGTCCGGGTGAGAGTTGCTTTAGCCAATTCGTTAAATGTACCTGCGGTGAAGGTGTTAGAAAAAGTTGGTGTACAAACTTTATTAAATCGGTTGCATGAGTTGGGTTTTGAAAACTTAAATCAAAGTGCTGAATATTACGGTTTGGGTTTAACTTTGGGTAGTGGTGAAGTGAGTTTATGGGAACTGGCAAGGGCTTATTTAACTATGGCCCGGTTGGGAAAAAATACACCTTTAATCACTATATTAAATAATTCCCCAATCCCTAATCCCCAGTCCCCAGTCCCCAGTCCCCAGAACTGGCAATTAATTACTAATATGTTGAGCGATCGCTATGCCCGTGCAACTGCTTTTGGTGTAGACTCAGTATTAAACTTGCCCTTCCCTGTCGCTGTCAAAACTGGCACTTCTTCCAATTATCGGGATACATGGACAGTTGGCTTTAGCACTGATTACACGGTTGCTACCTGGGTAGGGAACTTTAACGGTGAACCCATGCGTCAAGTATCTGGTGTTACCGGGGCTGCACCGTTATGGAATCGCATCATGTTACATCTGCATGAAAATCAACCACCCGCAGATTTTTCACCACCAAAGGGGTTAGTGCAGTTACCTATCTGTGCTAACACAGGGTTAAAGCCTACACCTGATTGTAGTTCAGTAGTACAGGAATATTTCTCACTAGAAGATAAAATCGCTTATGAAAATTCTGCTGATTTTCGTTTATCACCTGTGTATGATGAATGGTTAGCAAAACAACCAGCAGCGAATTTTTCATCTGATGAATTCAGGATTTTATCTCCGCGTGATGGGGATTTATTTCTAATGTCTCCCAGCGCAGAAGGACAGCAAAAACTAGAATTTAAACTTGCTGGTAATTCTCATCAGTCTGTAGAGTGGTGGCTAAATGGTCGAAAGTTATCTACACAATCCAATAATGAGATATTTTGGCATTTACGCCCTGGTAATTGGACTCTGGAAGCTAGAGTTGGCAAGATGCGCCAGCAAATAAATTTTCAAGTAGAGGTAGGAAATATCCAACCGACAAGACAAGGTTTTTCTGTAGCACATCCCACTATTTCCCCCATTCGGTCTATTGATTAA
- a CDS encoding tetratricopeptide repeat protein produces MTITIEELFDTGLERYKAGESPETLIPVFKEVCDRSPKASSAWICLAWLYLLDNKAKLAYTAANKAVKLNPQDPQARINLALAMLETGQKGLREHIDFAQQLIFVNKEWEEEVKNSIEDGLTRKPDWQSLAKVKKWLFEE; encoded by the coding sequence ATGACTATCACAATTGAAGAACTGTTTGATACAGGTTTAGAACGCTATAAAGCAGGAGAATCACCAGAAACGCTCATCCCTGTATTTAAAGAGGTGTGCGATCGCTCTCCTAAAGCCAGTTCCGCTTGGATTTGTCTAGCGTGGTTGTACCTCTTAGATAACAAAGCCAAATTAGCTTACACAGCCGCAAACAAAGCAGTAAAATTAAATCCCCAAGACCCACAAGCCAGAATTAATCTCGCTTTAGCCATGTTAGAAACCGGTCAGAAAGGTTTGCGAGAACACATTGACTTTGCACAACAGTTGATTTTTGTCAACAAAGAATGGGAAGAAGAAGTTAAAAACAGCATTGAAGACGGTTTAACCAGGAAACCCGATTGGCAAAGTTTGGCTAAAGTCAAAAAATGGCTATTTGAAGAATAA
- a CDS encoding iron-sulfur cluster assembly accessory protein, giving the protein MTQATQTQERGILLSEAALRQVKTLQANQGQDLCLRVGVRQGGCSGMSYMMDFEDISKITPQDDVFDYDGFKIICDRKSLLYLYGLMLDYSDAMIGGGFQFTNPNASQTCGCGKSFGV; this is encoded by the coding sequence ATGACACAAGCAACCCAAACTCAAGAACGTGGCATTTTGTTGAGTGAAGCAGCATTGCGCCAGGTAAAAACTCTTCAAGCCAATCAAGGCCAAGATTTATGTTTACGGGTAGGAGTCCGTCAAGGTGGTTGCTCTGGAATGTCTTACATGATGGATTTTGAGGACATCAGCAAAATCACCCCACAGGATGATGTCTTTGATTATGATGGTTTCAAAATAATCTGCGATCGCAAGAGCCTATTATATCTCTATGGCTTGATGCTCGATTACAGTGATGCCATGATTGGTGGAGGTTTTCAATTCACTAACCCCAATGCTTCCCAAACCTGCGGTTGCGGCAAATCCTTCGGAGTGTAA
- a CDS encoding SRPBCC family protein codes for MAEWLEHSVQVEVEAPIELVWGLWSDLEQMPKWMKWIDSVKILPDDPEISLWKLSTGGLDFSWKSRILKVVPNQIIQWESVDGLPNQGAIRFYDRHAGSIVKMTISYAIPGIIGKLMDNLFLGRVVESTIQADLERFKEYALNAKGD; via the coding sequence ATGGCTGAATGGTTAGAGCATAGTGTACAGGTAGAAGTCGAAGCTCCCATAGAATTAGTATGGGGGTTATGGTCTGATTTGGAACAAATGCCAAAGTGGATGAAATGGATTGATTCAGTGAAGATTTTGCCAGATGATCCAGAAATTTCACTTTGGAAATTGAGTACCGGAGGTTTGGATTTTAGCTGGAAATCTCGCATTCTCAAAGTTGTTCCTAATCAAATTATTCAATGGGAATCGGTTGATGGTTTGCCAAATCAGGGGGCGATTCGTTTTTATGATCGTCATGCTGGTAGTATTGTGAAAATGACCATTTCCTACGCTATCCCTGGAATTATTGGTAAGTTGATGGATAATTTATTTTTGGGACGGGTGGTAGAGTCTACGATTCAAGCGGATTTGGAGAGGTTTAAGGAATACGCTTTGAATGCGAAGGGTGATTGA
- a CDS encoding DUF6930 domain-containing protein codes for MTSFNRSTSRRLKKLTQIPSIWEGDRRPLSSSTPSRDSEESKGECILWVDGSQGIVRGMDVVSPDLGPEAIVRTLMRAMEHPQSPAKPARPQRIVVKDREIQFYLRGVLQDLDIAIDYAPELPLIDELFRSFADILDSQIPDLPPQYAQILNEKAFAVWEAAPWNFLEEQQILSIEINKWDVGTLYASVMGMLGMEYGVLFYRSEDSLKRFRADVLQDEESGHGLEAAFLKQDCLFLTFDQVDEDEDEDEDLADLPLSEIEPTFGNIHPLEGLRSVLYDEEALVMYVAIESLIRFVRDYRHQLYEEDFPVINRRYRISLPHPDEATKSVSVTVSTMPELAAELEEMAGFDISDEEDLDATEFRSLRDDLIPEDSFLSLGVISWEMLKSLRQEVNYHAVQEINQTGDGLPVILIQTSRPKAKTVIENIQAAGGLNAICFNPGANPLDGERYDLGLLQTENGDLFLFGEFLDQDPTHVEARKKWNQRCQLTNGYCGLIIAKGLTGASRGNPQLKDMMALFEARSLSSQDLGIGTLQLMPQLEFE; via the coding sequence ATGACAAGTTTTAATCGCTCTACCAGTCGTCGGTTGAAGAAATTAACCCAAATTCCTTCTATATGGGAGGGCGATCGCCGTCCGTTGTCATCATCAACCCCATCCAGAGACTCAGAAGAGTCCAAGGGTGAATGTATTCTCTGGGTGGATGGCTCTCAAGGTATTGTCAGAGGTATGGATGTGGTATCTCCAGACCTGGGACCCGAAGCCATAGTTCGTACTTTAATGCGAGCAATGGAGCATCCACAAAGTCCAGCTAAACCCGCTAGACCTCAGAGAATTGTGGTGAAAGACAGGGAAATTCAATTTTACCTGCGCGGAGTTTTGCAAGATTTGGACATTGCTATTGACTACGCACCGGAATTACCTTTAATTGATGAACTATTTCGCTCTTTTGCCGATATTCTCGATAGCCAAATTCCCGATTTACCTCCACAATATGCACAAATTCTGAATGAGAAGGCGTTTGCAGTTTGGGAAGCAGCACCTTGGAACTTTCTGGAAGAACAGCAAATTTTATCAATAGAAATCAATAAATGGGATGTGGGGACACTTTATGCCTCAGTCATGGGAATGCTGGGGATGGAGTATGGTGTTTTGTTCTATCGTTCAGAGGATTCTTTGAAGCGGTTTCGTGCAGATGTTTTACAGGATGAAGAATCTGGCCACGGTTTAGAAGCAGCTTTCCTGAAGCAAGATTGCTTATTTCTCACCTTTGATCAAGTTGACGAAGATGAAGATGAGGATGAAGATTTAGCAGATTTACCGCTATCGGAAATTGAACCTACCTTTGGTAATATTCACCCCTTAGAAGGATTGCGCTCGGTTTTGTATGACGAAGAAGCATTGGTAATGTATGTGGCGATCGAAAGCTTGATCCGCTTTGTCCGTGATTATCGTCATCAGTTGTACGAAGAAGACTTTCCCGTCATCAATCGACGTTATCGCATTTCTCTACCTCATCCAGATGAAGCTACTAAATCAGTGTCTGTGACTGTCTCTACTATGCCAGAATTGGCAGCAGAGTTAGAAGAAATGGCAGGCTTTGATATCTCAGATGAAGAGGATTTGGATGCTACCGAGTTTCGGTCATTGCGGGATGACTTGATCCCAGAAGACTCGTTCCTGAGCTTGGGTGTGATTTCTTGGGAGATGTTGAAGTCTTTACGTCAGGAAGTAAATTACCATGCAGTACAGGAAATCAATCAAACGGGTGATGGCTTACCCGTGATTTTGATTCAAACTTCCCGTCCCAAAGCTAAAACTGTCATTGAAAATATTCAGGCTGCTGGGGGATTGAACGCCATTTGCTTTAATCCTGGTGCTAATCCTTTAGATGGTGAGCGATATGATTTGGGTTTGTTACAAACAGAAAATGGGGATCTGTTCCTGTTTGGGGAATTTTTAGATCAAGACCCGACTCATGTTGAAGCCAGGAAAAAATGGAATCAGCGGTGTCAGCTTACCAATGGTTATTGCGGCTTGATTATTGCTAAGGGACTGACCGGGGCTTCTCGTGGTAATCCGCAGTTAAAAGATATGATGGCTTTGTTTGAAGCGCGATCGCTCTCTTCCCAAGATTTAGGTATTGGTACTCTCCAACTTATGCCTCAACTGGAATTTGAATAA